CAATCAAGTCTTAAACACTTAATTGTTTTAATCAGTCAAATTAAATGATGAATAAATATTTGGATTACAATTCTTTTCGTATTAACTTATTAGTATGGACATTTAAAGTGAACAACCCTGGTTGATATCAATTGATGAGAATGGTTGGAGAACCATACCACAAAAACAAGCTGTGTTGTGGAGCCTAAGAAAGAGTTTTTAAAATCTTGGGGATAAAAATGGCCGATCTATATAATCTCAATTCTCAAAGACTAATTTAAGGGTTTATTCCCAGAAAAAAACTTGTTACTGAAAATACTGAACTACTATTCTACTTGCCTATTTATGATAGCAGCAATTTGATGGAAACTAAGGCAGAAACTTGAAATTCAGCTGAATTTTATTGGACTGCAAATTTTCTAATGGTGTCCAAAGAAAGGCCAAATGCTACAGTCACTTTGTCACAATTTGTCCTGAACATTTATTCTTGTACTACTAACTGATTATATATTATCTACCAAATCACACAGGAGAATGGGAAAACAACCACGTACACATGGATTTTGAGCACTGGCTGGTGGCAGAGTAGAGCACCAGTTAACCCAGATGCTGTTGTTGTAGTTGTCTTCTTATGTGCTTGCTTAATTGGTGGCTTTTTTTACCTCAAcaggtttttgttttttgcaacTTCCCATGTTAACCATCAAGTTAATAGTATAGACACTGCTTGGTTTTGACTTGTTATCCTCTCCTTAATTGCCGCGCAGAGCAAATGCCTCAAACTCCATAAAGAAAAAGTCATATCAGTCAATGCTTCTTGTGATGTCCATAGCTTGTTTGTACTGCTTTTGGTGTGCAATTCAGATATACTGGATCAGTCCACGTCGTCCAGCCGTAGGTGAAGAGGCCGATCTTGGTGTTCTCGTGTTCTTAGCTATATACTTTTTCCTACCTTATGGTTTGTGTATAATGTCCATGTCCCCAAAAGATCATGATCCTAATCTGATTCCTCTTTAATAGTGTTCACCCTATTAGAGATGTGTTCTGCTTTTGCCACTCCTATATAGTTGTGAGGGTAGCTAGAATATTTCGCCAGTAAGTAAATTGTATAATCACTCAGCAAAACTATGTGAAGCTATGCATCCATTCCTTGTTGGAACTGGATTCTTTTGAGCTTACAGGTTATATTTCACTGACTCATACGTTGTTATCGGTATCTTGTTGCAAAGTGATCCAATATAGAAGTTTGACATTTGACTCCTGTCATAATGTACCTTTCATTTGTTCAAATAAAGCTTCTTGTAGGtcttaataacattaaatttgtttggataaatctgAAATTCTGaagtatatgtatatttaaccataacacatttttttagccTTGACTTACTACCATGGACATGGACATTAATCTCTTAGCCTTGACTGTTATGTGAATCTTCTGAGTTCTGGCACCGCTTTTGGATAATAGTTGCTACACATTGGCAGACTCACATCTCTTCTCATTAGAGTGAGGTGGCGGTGTCTACGTACACGTGAGCAGAAGTTTTAGAGGTAATTGAGGTAGTGGAAACTATGCAGAAGCAAGTCTCAGATGAAGTACGTATGTGAGTTCTTAATCCATTATATGTTCAGTGATTGGAATCAAgagtaataattaagaaataactTGGCAGAGTACCAACTTCTCATCTTATAAAATTATAGTAATAGTTTTGCATGTGCAACCTTTCACTGATAAAAATATGCAAAACGACACAATACAAAGGATGAGGGGAGGGAAGGATAGGTCGTGGGTTCGAATCCCTccgctaacaaaaactaacgaactaacaattaacatttgcagataaaaaaaactaacaacaaTTCCTTATTACTACTGAGTTCTTTATCAATATCTTTTTAGATCAACAACCTTGTCCACAAAAGAAGGCAGACAGAATGCAGCAGCATGGATCTGTAGtagtaacaaaaataaaaggcaaGTTAGGAATAAATTCGTAAGTTAGTTGGAAAGAGAATAAGGCAAAACAAGTAGGTTAATCCTTGAACTGAAACTGTTTCAAAGGATTACCTCTGGGTTATAAAACTTAGGAGGTCCCTTTGCTACCCCATTTTGCTCTGGATTCAATTTATTTGTTGGATGTTTGAAGTTCACTGGGGGACCCTCCGTGGAGCAAAGCATGAATCCAATCACCCCACtggtaaacaaaaacaaataaacactTCTTACCAAAAATTTCTCTTAATATCTAGAATTTAGAAAGGTAAATATAGTTAGATAAGAAATGCCTTGCGTATGTAGGAACTGTGGTCCAGGCATAGTTAACGGAGCCTTTGAATATCTTCTTGCAATTTGCTATGGTATCTGCAACTACAAAGTTCTTAAGCCACAAGCTGTCTGCTGGAGCAGACAACACTCCACCGGGTCGAAGAGCCTTTGCTACTGATTCTAAGAAGCATTTATCAGCAAGAACTTCCGCAATAGGTCCTGCATCACATTGAATTTCCTCATGAActactttttatttccttttaaggCAAAAACGTCGTTGGTCTTTTCTCAGTTTAGTTCCAATTTAAAATTGACATTTTTTGACACAAAGAAGGCTTTTTTACCCATTGGTTGAAAAGCATCCAATATAATGACATCGTAAGTGCCCTCAGGAACAGAATTGATGAACGCAATTCCTGCATGTTTAGTGTATACAAAATGAGTGATGTTACTCATAATAAAAGTTTACAACGATTTCTACACaaccatttttctcttctttttttttccaccaTGCACCTATACTAtcacatttttctcttttttctctttcatatgCAGAAATTATGGTAAAATTTTCATgcataaaaaacattattcatacAAACTCGTGggatttaattatatatcatgTTTGTCTTGTAAGTTAATAGCAAATGGTTTAACTTTTTACCATCTCTGATATGAACATGCACTCGGGGATCCTCGTAACCAACAGCTATATCTGGGAAAAACTTCTTATAAACCTGTGTACTCAAACGCATAAGAAACTCACATGGTTCTAAGAATATATTATTGGAAGCAATACGTTAAAAGTGAAACTAAGTAAGGAGTAATAACTTAAAGACTAACTTACATGAATGACCATTTTGTCTATTTCACATATATCAATATGCTCAACAGAAGAGTGGCGTGATATTTCCCTAAGAATTCCACCATCTCCCCCTCCAACAAGCAGAACCTGTAATGTTTAaacaaaagtttcttttttcattagatAGGATAGTTCATGTGCAAGCGAGGAATAGAAAGAATGAACAAAAAACCTTCTTTGGATTTGGAATGGAACAAAGTGCAAGGTGAGTGAGCATCTCTTGGTAAGCAAATTCATCATTTTCTGTCAGCTGGATATACCCATCCAGAATTGCAACCTTGCCATGTCTAGATGACTGCACATTTCACATCACTCGGGAAtgccatcaatattttttattcgtaAGAAACAGGGAAAAGTATATAGtaacccatttcttgaacaaatGACAgtattttaagagaaaaagtaCACAAACTATTTGCAATATTTATTAATGTGATCtaatatgataatattaatatacatgATCAGATACAAGAGATTGTGCCTATATAGTAATACATACACTGTAGAGACTAAATGAGGAAAGGAAGAATTTATGATAAAACCAAATgataacaaaaatagaaaaacaaatcaaataatcataaaaagtATGGAATATGCTAACAAAAAAGATCATGATGAAATatcgaagaaaagaaaagagacacagatgaaaaaaaatgctaacaGAGAACAGGTACCTCAAATACAAGAAGCTCTTGGAATTCTGATTTCCCTTGGAATATGATCTTTTCCATTTTATATATGTGTGCTTCTCCTGTACATTGTTGGTGTGATAATTATTAGTACAAAATGTTTCTACTATTACTACAAATGATAgtatattattgttgttacaCTTTTTTAACAACATTCCTTCtttatatattaaacaaaaatatatgtattcctgcattttttatttttatatcattgtaaaaaattaacaatgacCTGTCAAACtgcatggtattttttttttatctaaaccaAATGTGTTGTCtcctagagataaaatgtatggtatacaataaaaaattaatatattatttttattgttatttttctttttttgaaaagaaaaacagtaGTCGCCCCGGAATAACAACCAATTGGTAGGTGCGACGAAGGCCCACACAAAACTCAAAAGTTAAACGCCAAATTTAAATCATTGACCAGAAAAAGCaccaaattaaaatctaaagtAAAGTAGATATGAAATCATATAATATAAGTAATTGAACCCTTCTTAACGAGACTTGGAAAGAAATAGTTACCTGGCCAGGAAACATCAGCATACCACCCGGGAAACGCAGGATATGTGTCTTTAGGTGCTCCATTACTCTCCTTCTTTCCATTATCAGCTGCTGTTGTCATTACAAGGTTTTTAGGATCAAAATTCTCACCCTGCACTTGTAATTTGCTGGGATATTGAGAAACAACACTGATCTCTTTGGCCATTGGACTTTGCTTTCTAAACTTGTTTAGCTTCTCCTTCGGGTTTTGGTATtcaattcttatatattttttttctttgccttAAAAAGGTAATTGGATATGGCAATAGCTATATGGTCAATTGGCACTAATGAAATTATGTTGTGCAATTGATTTCTAAGTAGCCACTTAGTAGTTTATGCAATATTGGGTAGGGAAAACTAAGAAGGGGAAGAGGGTAAAAGCACCAATGCACTTCCAAGCCTTCACccgttataatatatatataggtggTGGAGCTGGGAAATGAAAACGTGGGACAAGTCATAAGGGTATAGTATAAAATTcacttaattgtatttttagattatttattatggttaatataagattttaatctcttgataatttatattattaaatttaatcttttactatttttaattgttataattatggtttttaattctaatatgtaaattatatttttatttaaaatatccccaaattaaattaattataaacattttacatatgtttttattcatgATTCATTAATAAAACATCAATGATcaaattacaatatttttaattaaaatggaatTGGACGATTCTTTAAAGCAAGATTTTGGATTCAAATTTTGtcgatgaaaaaaaaaaataagagaagatCTCTCATTAAAAAtggttaatcaattttttttagagattaaTGAATAAAGTTGATGAATACTTCAAGAATAATAACATAATGATCCAAAAGATTACATTACTTAGAATTCAATTAGTTTCCAAATACATCAAAGATTTAaaactagaagaaaaaaaattataaacttcaCGTTAATCAACatttctaaaaatttatttcttcgAAGTCGTAACTGAATCTttcataaaattcttaaaatttatcaaatttgtataaatatctcaagtaatttttttaaactctcaattatttaatttgaaattataaatttaatataagaaaTTCGATCAAAAGATTTTCAGATAGAACATATTGAATAGCTAAAATCATAcatcaattataataaaagaataagtaATTATAACAAAGCTATCCAATACTcgtatcaaaatttaaaatttgatgagTTTAATGACTATGTAGTATGTAAtgccaatataaattttttttatactgttCAACCCATTAAAAGTCATTGttaatacaatttttaaaatagttatattataaaaatcaacaacttattatatatatatatatatatatatatatatatatatatatatatatatatatatatatatatatatatatatatatatattagtttgcAATTAAATTACAGTGTATCAATTAATACATGTACTATATTTACTCAAAATTGATGTCGAGGTCAATTgcttatttactctatttaagGTTAGTCATCATGATTGAACTTTTGAATTGGGATGAGTTtttgatataaattaaataagtagttaaatagtaatcaatttatatgttataaatgagttttcattttttttaaagatgggGTATTTTTTCatgtgtgattttttatttaacacttacattttatataaatattttaaaaattcaaattaataatgtttaacattttcttttataccaatattttttatttttttcttgaactttaatttatttatttgatattatattttctctataatcttaattatttatatatgctatcaaaatattttttttagaatttttacttTGCTCCTAAATCTAAgctactaattattttttttttcttaatcttaatcttttcattagatgaaataaattctaattaatttgGAGTTTGATTGGGATGTAagtaaaatctttttaaaaatcatttcggtcaaaaattaaatttaaatagtacatgaacaatttaattttaattttaatatattaatcacttGTGTTTAATTTAagctattaattattaatttacttaaattaattatgaaataattAGAATATACACTTTGGACAATGAGACTCTCATTCCCTCCATTAGACACTTTAAATAGTTTCTCTCGACTTTCCTTTCGAGACGAGCATTTCACACGCTACTCCCTAACTACCAAACAAATTCGCCCAATCATCTCAAactgttaattatatttatttgcatatttgatcttcttaattatttttgtctccATCTCTAAAttgtatttcaatattttttataaaaaaataataaataaaagcaactttatgttataatttgaattattcgttgtaaatttaaaatatagtttatacatttaattatgattatttattatgaattttaattataaataaacattttgtCACATGcaatatataaactaaaacactagttttttttttatataaaaaaacattttctctcAAGTATTGCTTACAATGCAcgaaatatttattagtttaataTTGGTAACACGAAAAAATTCTTCCCCCCAACCTCCGCCACACACACAATGTTGAACAGTTTTCTCATTATCAATTATCAGAATTAAGATTTGTgtgttacaaaaataaaaatataattatgatttgTGCCTCAAATACAATTGAAGATCAACGTGGAAGACCATTTTACTGGCATAGCAATTATCTATACGATTATTGCCTGATAGGACTTCGTATCATGGTAAACATTAGTGAGTTAAGGACCAAGTGAACTTCATATCTTTGTCTGTCACCgagatttttaatttcttctggAAAATTTGTTAACACCTATATAGATGGGTTGTTCTTCTCGATAAGGTATTCTTCATACATTACTctctaattaaaaactaaactcctaattatatacttaaaaaacttaaacttaATATTACTCGGACCAACCAACCAAACAGAGAATCCATAATAAACCAAAGGCAAGTCTTTATATCTTCTTCAAATCCTTTACTTTTGAACTCTTCACGactttattttccatttttctatttttttttttacttttacctaTATTTACTgcttcaatacaaacttagtaATTGATGCATGCTCACTGcagacttttttaaaattgcctaaaaaaatatagCTGAGAAATAGAGTCTTCACAAATCAAGGTTCAGAACACATATATATCCTTCAAATTTCTTCCTAGATTATAATTTCTGAATGCTTTTCAGAGAAACTATTTTTGTgtctttgtaatttaatttaatttttcattatccaatgtttttgaaaaaaaaaatcattttttcttaaataaataatatagacAAATGAAAGGTTACTACATTATGCAAATTatatgctaaaatattttcGCATAGCTACTGAATGGAATAATTTGTTTGAAAGTTttaaaagcaaataaaaaagataactttttttaGTGAATACTAAAAAGTAAGCTTAAGTAATATACAAACTTACAAGTTGTAGTTAAAGGGGTGTCTGCAATATTAAAGTTTGACTCTACAAGAATACGAAGAGGAATAACTTTACTTAATTgaatataatttgttattataaCGAAGGTTAACAATAtacaaccttttttttattatgagttaaaatttattgaatctcaTGAAATGAAGTTAAATTCGCTCCTTTTTTCAATAAACCTTAttcataaatttgaattattaaactaataacaaatactCTATTAAAAAAACGTGTTAGAGAATTGTTTTTTTAGCATCTTTAAAATAGATAAGTGAAAATGTGTCTAG
This genomic interval from Glycine max cultivar Williams 82 chromosome 5, Glycine_max_v4.0, whole genome shotgun sequence contains the following:
- the LOC100809346 gene encoding spermidine synthase, whose amino-acid sequence is MAKEISVVSQYPSKLQVQGENFDPKNLVMTTAADNGKKESNGAPKDTYPAFPGWYADVSWPGEAHIYKMEKIIFQGKSEFQELLVFESSRHGKVAILDGYIQLTENDEFAYQEMLTHLALCSIPNPKKVLLVGGGDGGILREISRHSSVEHIDICEIDKMVIHVYKKFFPDIAVGYEDPRVHVHIRDGIAFINSVPEGTYDVIILDAFQPMGPIAEVLADKCFLESVAKALRPGGVLSAPADSLWLKNFVVADTIANCKKIFKGSVNYAWTTVPTYASGVIGFMLCSTEGPPVNFKHPTNKLNPEQNGVAKGPPKFYNPEIHAAAFCLPSFVDKVVDLKRY